atagttccactgctgcccagctcactgctgggggggctttatacccctctagccaatgctTAATATTCAGCATGATGATTGAGTGAGCTTATACAAATTATATGTGAATAATGATGGCACTTTAAAGTGGCTGAATTCAATAATTACAGAGGGTGTACATTTggacacttttggacataccACAGTTTGATTTGGATCTCCTCAGCTAATTGATCAAAGCTTAATGAATTGAGTtgagtgtgttagagcaggagaGGCTAGAAACTGTACAGTCTATAAGCTATAATAAATGTTGGAAGCACTGCCTTTAATGCAATGATACAGTTCTTGACCTTAAGTGGGAGGACCTATGTGATATCCATGGGGCATCTATGTCACAGATAAATGCAGTGGCtcattaaatgtgttttgaCATGACGTGTTTGAGTCTAGCCATCAGCCAGAGACATATGATGTAGTCCATCCCATACAATCTAGCATTTAATCAAGACATTGAACCTCAATATTGATATCTGGGCTAAACCTGTCTGCAGAAATTGCTccatctttaaaataaaagtgaGCATGCctcttatctagaacatgggcaTGTGACTGACTTGCACAAATATCACCCAAAGCTGTAATTGTCTTCTGAAATAGAAGTAACCTTCAACAAACCCTTGCCAAAGGAAATTTTAGCCAATGGAAATTTAAACTTCCTCCACTCTTCTCCTGGGCTACTTGAACTGCACTTGACAGGGCAGATTAGCAAATATTTCTGGGTCATGAAGAGACAAGGAGACAAGGAAATGAATAGTGGTGACAAATTGGCCTTCTGGGATCCAGGGCCTGTGAGAGCTTCTGAGTCACTAAACCATGTTGTGATGTTATGGCATCACTGGGGCAAAGTGTACTGTCTGCCAAATATTACTTCCAGTGGTATACACAGAAAGACACAGCACACTTCCAGCTGATCTACAGACACAGTAGAGGCCCCAAAGCATACCCTAATCATTGttttcatttaataatttagtaaTGTAATTGTGTAATACAGCGTTGTTAAGCAATCACAAATGTGCCTCCTGACACTGTATTGATTTGTTTCTGACACATTTTGTGTCTCCAAAACAGGACAAAAGAAAGCTACTGAAAAAACAGGCATCATGACTGTTATTACTGCCGTTCTGTTTACAACCTACATTTGTCAATTCTTACAAATTACATGCTTTACAGTGTTGTGGTGTGGAAGCTATACGCTTCcattatatgtaatatgttGCACATTAGCCCTCAGGCACCAGGGCTATATTAAAAAGAGACCTGGTCTAtgccatttgtttatttatttggttgTTCAGTTGTATGAACATAATATATGTTCTTACTCCATGTTGCTTTATGATAAAGCTTGCTTTCTggctctttcttttcttttacaaATATACACATGCAAGTGCACCTCAAAGTTTGGGTACCAAGCATTAAATACCCTTCCACCGGTAGTGCAGAGTCAGGTTAGAGGTACAGTGAGTGGATGACTGCCAGAGATCTCAGCTtggatgactacattttgatgtagtgtagtgggtagcAACACCGCCTTTCTCATGGCAGACTAAGGTTCGATTCCCCAGCCAGGCAAGCAGACCACACTACAGCAATCATAGTCCTTGCACAAGATTCCTACACTGCATTCACCTGCCTGTGTGACATGATTCTAATGTAAGTAGCTCTAAATAAGAGTGTCAGCCAGATGCTGGAAATGTATATGAACAATGAGATGTATATTGGGTTCAGGGCGGTACACTGACAAGACAACAGCAACATCCAATACATGAAACCAGCAAATCAACAAAAAGATCTGTAATGCTGTTTTTCCATTGTTTTCTACATACATGCTACAAAACAAGTGTCCTCGGAGAAGCGTAAAGGAGGAATGCTGTTGCAAATTCATGAATGAATTCATAAAATCATAAACTTAAAGCTACAAAGTTCATAATCATTGCTTATTTCTAATGAAATTAGTAATTGGAGTGTACAGCCATGATCAACTGAAAGCCAAGCCAACCATTATATTTTATTGGAATTAGTTCCATGTATTTAAGGACAGTTTTGATGGGTCAGTACTTTCTGCATTATCACATTATAATACCTTACTCTAATAAGCATATCTGTAAGGAAAATCATCTACTTCCTACTGAGCTCCACTAGTCACATCACATCACTATCTCCTATTAGATTTGGATTTGTGACACTTTTTTGATGTTTCCCACATCTCTCAGTTGTTTCAGTGTCTGTTgtcttcattttagaccaaaatCATCAcacaaacagaataatcacCTGACAATGACCTATTCTGTGCTGACAGGTGCTGATGTTTCACCATCTAGTTCTAGTCTGACCTGATTCCAATTCATTCCTACTTAACTGGTTGTGTGGCTTGCTCACTCATCCCAAGAGTGTGACTATGAGAAGACTAACTTTCCtctgtactatatatatatataggtgaaAGCACAAGAAAGCAAGTCTTGTTCTGAGCATGGTTTTATGTGGCTTTATCTGCCCATGACTGTTCAAGAATGAAAGAATTCAACTCTGGGGCTTGAGCCTCTCACCTGGTTGCCAAACACGCCAATGGAGCAGGCAGTGGACACCTCGCCTGAGCCGAACCACACTGAGGCTATGCGGGAAGGCATCCCCAGAATGAAGACCTGAGCAAAGGAGCATGCAAACTGTCCCAGCATTGTCACCCAGAACAGGTGAGGTTTAACGCTGAGCACCTTGATCCAGGTCCCAAGGCAGTTGATGGAGCTGGCCACCAGAGCCACAACCCGCAGCCCCTTCTTGTCCAACAGCCAGGTCACAGGGAATATGAAGGGAATGTAAGTCAGCATGTAGATCATGGACATCCAGTCTATAGCAAAGGAGCTGACACTGTAGAAGTGCATGAAGATGTTGTTGATGATCCCATACTGGATCCACTGAAAGGCATTGCACAGCGAGTAAGAGCTGAAGAGGAAGACTATGACCCATCTTCTTTTATACAAACGAGTGGTGCACTCCTGAGGAACCTCGGGAGCAATTTCCTTGCACTCTATCTGCTCGTCTGTATGGTCACTGGTCGAGATGTTGCTCCTTACAAGTATTGGTCCGTTGGTGTTCCCTTGCGCATCTTCAGAGTTATCGCAGTCGCACATCGTCCCCCTGAAGTTGTTAGAGGTCTATGGATTTTGACTATGGAAGTTCCAGAGTCAGCGACAGCCTGTAAATACTGAACTACCGGCTGTCAGAGGCAGAAACAGCGGTGGACTGACGGAGCTGCTTCATTCATGAGACGCTCATTCAGTGTGTTTCACCCACTTGTATTTCGACCAGGCCACGCCCACctgcgctctgattggctgctagACTTTTATATGAACAGTCCCCAGTTTTCTGATACCTGTATCTGCGAGACCTATTAAAACAGGCTTAGCATAAAAAGGTACCTATTAAAGCCCAAAGTTATTTCTCTTCCTTTAATACAAGTTTAAAAGCTTTTCCCTAAACGCTTTAAAAGGGTAGTCCAAAATAATATAGTTTTATACAAAGCTATGACAGTTCAACAaacctttaaatgtttaaacGTCTCTTTATCTGGATAAATGAATGGTTGTCTTCTATAAGGAGTACTTGACTCTATAAAGCACTATTCAGTAGACATTTACCGTTTAAAGAACAACTTCCAGATGATGTTTTGGCAcattgacttgtaatagggagaatggcgtctctgtctTTGCCACTTAGTGCCCAGAATACAGGGTACTGTACTACACTTTCATAAACAACAGTGCTGGAAAGGGTTCCTTGAGCGAGGTAGGATTCAATCAGCTTTGGGCTCTTAGCTGCGGTACTTTCATGCCCTAGCTTGTGCAGTATGTACATAGTAAGCGTAGATAGTCCATACATTATAGACATGATATAAACAGTCATAAGCAAATCAGCTGCATGGTTAATGGAGGTTATGTAACTTCCACTTCCAGTTTTTGCACGATTCATGCAAATGCATCACTTCCACACCTGTGCGTATTTGTAATCAGTGCAATGTAGTCAGTGTGTATCCCTAGACTACCCTAGTGCCATTTAAAACAGTGGTTATCGGTacctttggttccattaagaaccatcaTTGTAAAAAAGATGTcagcgtgaagaacctttacacggGTCAGGaatctttacatcaagtgaaccTTTACATGGTTCATCACACTATCCACCTCTTTCACAAAAATGGTCCTTTTAAGAACCCTGtctagaacctttatttttaagagtctaTGTAAACGTGAGACCTCTTGCTAGAACTGGGTTTCACTGCATAACCCGAATCGTATTTGTGTACAATCCTGTACCATCACTCTACCGTCTCAGCCCACATGGCTGATTTCGCTTCAGATGTTGTCTTTgttggttctgtatctctcaggtTGTCAGCACATCCAGCAACACAGCACTCTGCACATCCCAGCAGTCCAAACTTAGTCCAAGCTACACCGTCGCATTATTGGGGCCTTTACTCACACAATGACCCCATTTACTTCACTGTGGACAGTGGCTACTGACTCCAGTCCTGCAGACCCCCTGCTGTGCACATTTACTTCTATTGCACTATTGCACACTCACCTTACAAATGgttctgactgcagtgtttctaGAGAGTAACCCGCTAATGATCAATAGACAGCAAACCTGAGCATGGTTTATGTGGCTTTACCTGCCCATGACTGTTCAAGAATTAAAGTTTGTGCCCCCACCAGCCTCCACCAGCTCACATGGTTGCCAAACATGTCAATAGGGCGGGCAGTGTACACTTGCAAACTGCCCCAGAATTGTCACCAAGAACAGGTGAGGTTTAACACTAAGCACCTTGATCTAGGTCCCAAGGCAGTTGATTTAGCTGCTCTCATCTTGTGCAGAGTGCCTTAACGTCTTCATTAAGTTTGATCTGACACAAATAAAATGGTGAATCAACAAAGCTTTTGTACAGGTTAAAGGGTATCACTTTTTTATAATTAGTATATGTAGTTATATGTAAAATATCTATGATCTATGATTGTCCCCAATCTCTATTAATGCTTCTTCATCCATTTGGTTTGGTCATATCTCTTATATAACTCTGCCCTATGGGCAAACAGGCTGGATTTCTTAGTGCTTCAACTGATAGCAGCAAATATCAACTGAGAAGTCAGTCTTTTATTataatttcatttttgtttattcaatgtgttaaaaaaaaactctgtcCCTATTCGCCTTCAGCATCTTCTGTGTTATTTCTTATATGAACCACTAGATGTCACCAAGGGACCACTTTTTCATTCCTTACACATAACAGGGAGGTTATTTAAACCAGTGTTTCACATTTagtgcacattttagtgctgtTAATGCTTCAACACACCTGGTTCAACAAACTCAAACTAATTAACTATGGGTATGACCAGCAGGAACAGTGTGCAGGATAAGGTACATGGTACTCTAGGACCAGCCATAGGAGGCAGTTTAAAAATGTTAGAGGGCAGATGTCCTGTAGCATTCATTGCATTTATGGAAACCATGTAGGCAGGAATTCTATATTCAACATAGACTGTGAGAAATTTTAGCACAAGTTCTGTTATGCCATTAAATTCCTTGTAGGCAGCTCACCCGAGAGCAAAAGCAGCATTCCCAAGCACAAAGAAGATTGCAAGGTTAGGTATCACTTTAAAAAGTTTCCAATACTGAATGACTTTATCTATAACATTGTAGTTAGCACCTAGTCACTGTTATTGTCTTTTTTACATCAAATAAAGTGCCCTTTAATAAGGAAATAGAAATATTAACAGCCAGTAGCTGCTATGTACCATAAACATCTCAGGTCAAAAGAAATATTGGAAGGATTAACGTCATTGGAATTTATATCAACACATCCACTGATAcgccttttaaatatataacagtataaaatacagtaaaacggTGACCATATCACCATTGGTTAGAGCTTCGaatagagctctgggctattgatgacagggttgtgggtgcAAGACCCGGGCTTGGCGAGCTGCCccattgggcccttgagcaaggcccttcaccctctctgctcctggctgcccaccgctctgagtgtgtgtgctcactgcccctatttcactagtgtgtgtttgtgtgtgtgtgtatgttcactaccacagacgCCTAAAATACACGTTTTGCTGTACAGTAGAACAGTGACATATACTTCtaccttttttttacctttttacctggacAGTCCATACATCCTTAATCATGCCATGTATGTCTCTCAGCTTTGGACTGTGAGAGCGTATACAGTAATGGTAGACAGTTCGTAGAGAAAATGAAAAGTCAAGTTTGTAGACATGATTACATAAGCAAATCAGCTGCATGGTTAATGGAGGTTGTGTGACTTCCATCCACTTACGATTCGTGCAAATGCATCACTTCCACACCTGTGCATATTTGTAGTCAGTGCTTATTCCTAGACTACTTTAGTGTCTTTTAAAACAGTGGTTACCAACCTTCCTCCAAGTGATCTACATTCCTGTAGATTTCCCCTCCAAGCCAAATCTAGAACTTCtcattcagccaatcacagaCCTCTGAAAGAAGTAATTATCCAGCAAACCGCAGCAGTGTTTCTGCTTCCTGTAGAGGCTAAGGAAGCACTGAGGAACATCTCCCCTCCCACCCCTCCTCTATGTTCTACAGAGGGACTATTgggagcatcctgagcagctgcatcactgctgcTTGGGAAATTGCAACatctctgaccgcaagtcctaCAGCGGATAGTGAAGACAGCTGAGCAGATCATCAggctctttctcttctttttctaaATGTCTATGATGAACATTTACACTGTGGGCGACTTCACTCATTCAACACACACTCTTTTCAGTGATGCCATCTGGCAGAAGGTACCTTTTTATAATGAGTATATGTAGTTAATAAAAGAAATCTGTGATTAACTTCTTTACATACGGTCTCCAATCTCTACTAATGCTTCTTCATCCATTTGGTTTGGTCATATCCTTTACTCTGCCTACAGACAAACAGGCCGTATTGCAACACTGCATTCGGGCCTTCACTACAAGATTCTGCAACAGATTCTTCCCCCAAGTTAGATTCCATTAGGATCCTCAACACTCATGAGACTGAACTGGAGCCCGCCCCGccccacctcacacacacactcacatacagttgtggtcagaagtttaccTATGCTCACCATGGATATAAATGTCATGGCAGAGCTGGTCTTTCAATGACTACTTTAAACTTGTCTTTTTTGGGGGGCAGAAATtagttaaaatatatttttacaagAATAAAACATGTGAAACAATTTAGGGCACAAGTTGAACTTTTCTGAGTTTAGGTTTTCTGAAATCCAAACAGGGTTAAAATTATTCATAAAGGTTCAATAAATGTACAACAATATACATACAACACACCTAGTATTTGGTTTaatgtcccttagcaagttACACATTGACCAAACACAGAAGCcgggttggatatttgaccgcTCTTGTCGGCAGAATTGGTAGATTCAATTAGATATGCTGGTTTCCTGGCAAACCCAAGTTTGACCCAAGTTTTAAAGATACTGTAAACGACATTTCAACCGAATATATTTTTTCAGACCAAGCCACACAACACTTTTCTAGCCAGTCAGCAACAGGGTGCACAGGATAGAAAAAGGGGAAGGTGAAGGGAGTAGACATATGTAAACATTGCTGATGCGTTTGGATGGTGAAAAAGCCCTCCGAATGTTGAAAGCCATGAAAAGTGATGAGGATGCTGCTGTATTCCTGCTGGATAGGTGGGGAACATTGACTCATGCTATTTAACAGAAATAGCTCAGTATTGTTTCGTACTGTTTGAAAATGTTTGTGAGAGATAATCATACCTGGTTTGCTTAGAAGCAGCACttgtagcaacagtttgctaaACCACAACATGCATGAATtttggaaggggggggggcttgtAAGGGAGCACTGAAGGAAGAGGTGTGTTTGTTTCACTTTTGAGTTCAAATATCAACAGTCATTCTCCAGAATCGCATAGAGCACCTTTAAGCACAGTGAACATATTTTCGATAGGGTTACCTTAATGTTAGCATTTTTAATCCATTCCACGACTAATTCTGATGTATGTTTGGGATCAATGTCCTGTTGGAAAAACCAACAGCATCTACATTTCAACCATTTAGCTGATGGTTTAAAGTTATGTTAAATTTGTATTCTATTAGATGTATATTATAACTCAATGTTGCCATGTCTTGTCTGTTTATTGTGCCTCTGATCCTTCATATTGAtcttatttattgtattgtttttgcTCTGGGTTTGCACATTTGCTCAGTATGTAGTGTTAGAATGTTGCGTGGCTTGTTGTTGTACCATGGTTGTGGAGGAGTGTTATTTGgcttcactgtgtacttgtctATGGTTGAAACAATAATCCCTATAGTCAATGATTATAGGATATATTTTAAATGACCTAATAGCACATCGCAGAGCATTTTCACAGACACGTCTTTGATGAATTAATATTTTTGTGATTACacagtatattgtatattacaGAGCTCCTTAATGCAATTATGAAAATACCCAGATTTGTGAAAATGCACAGGAGGTAGCAAACAGTTGAAGAAGAAGTGATTTAATCATTAGAGACAATAGAATATACTACCCAAATACATGTTGTATATTGCAAAATACCATTTAGGAGTGACTCCtgtttaatatttgtttggATTTCTTCACAGCCATTAAACAAAATGAGTAAGTCACAGAAAAAAGGGTTATATAACTATTTGTCGCAGAAATATAAATTGTATCACATCTAGTGATAACAgtccatataatgtaatgtaCAAGAAGTATAAAAAtcagaaaatatataaattgtaGATAACTAATACAACAGAATGATGTAAacagttcatatatatatatgtgcatacACGACGCCAGCGTCCAAAAAAAATGCTATTGCGGGCCATTCATGACTCAGTATCATGAAGACACAAGTGTAGTACAAATCATCCAGTTACATTGGCAAAAGGCCACAAACACAAATAGCAATGCTGCGTCTGTTAGCCTTCTCATCATACATGATACCGTGGGGAAATGAGtgctgttactgaactcctccGAGCCTCGTTACCAGTTCTTTCTTAACTTGTTGGATTATGATGAACCTATTAGGCACTGAATGACCACACATAGAAAAAAGTAACAGTAATACAAAACTTGTAACTGTCAGCACATAGCCCAATCTGATTGGTCCACAAAGGCTCTTAAACTCCAAGCCTACAGGCTGGAGTGCTTCACTCGTTCCTCCTTAATTGTCCAAAAGCTTAGAGCTAAGTGCTTCTAGCTAGCTGTATGAAAGCTAACCTGTAAACAGTAAGTGTGGCAAGGCACAACTGCGCCTCCTCATTTAGCCTCCAGCTGCTCCAGGAGGGGGTTAGTCTCGCTCTCAGGGGTTTTCACACTGTCCGTCCTCACGATGCATGTGGGCCGGTGGCGATTGAGCATGAGGATGAGCTGCTGGCGCTCGTGTTTCAGCTCCTCGATCTGTGCTTTCAGCTCCGAGTTCATCATCTCCAGCCGCTCCGATTCCTGATGCCGcagtataaaaaaacacaatgacatTTAGGCAGTGTAACATTTCAATACGATGCAGGGATCAGTcaattatatatgttttttatttagcaATTTAAAGCTTAAATGAAGCTTTAAAAATCTACCATACTTTAAAATTTTAAAGTACAATAGATAGATAATATATAAGACTTGTGTACATtgatcagccatatcattaatacCCATATCAACATGCttccacaacagatctgaccattcaaggcatggactccacaagacctctgaaggtatctggcaccaagatgtcagcagcagatctATTAAGTTGTGAAGTGGCTCCTTCATGGATCActtcaatgagccttaggtgcccatggccCTGTGACCAGCTTAAATGTGGTTCCTTTCTTTAAccacatttggtaggtactgaccgttGCATACCAGGACCACCCCACAAAACCTGTtttgctctgacccagttgtcaagccatcacagtttggtttggtttttatGCGTGtttcatgtttttaaaatatcacCTTCaggactgttcacttactgcctaatataccCTAACCTTGAttgatgccactgtagattaaGATAATCTGTGTTTTTCACGTCACCTGTCAGTAGTACTATGTTTTGGCTGACCAGTGTGCACTTTTTCTCCTTGTTCTCAGTTTTGAGATGAAGAGTTGAATGGTTTGTGCTCGTTATGAGATTGCTTGTTTAACTGTTATAACACTTGATGCTAAAATGGGCACATTATTTGAACAACACAAATTTTACAAATACAATATGCTTCGCAGTACAGTTACTTCCCTAGTTTATTCATACATGttgtatacagtactgtgcacaaGGTTTAGACGTCTGTAAAAATGAGATATTGTAGGATGGAAAAGCCTCcatatctgggcagtaagtgtttatttgatcagtaaaacactgatattagaaaataaatacataatattaaTACGAAAAGTtgtggttttccatcactgtgatGAACAACTCCAAAGCTTTTCTCATAGGAGTCCAGTATTGTTtatagtgatcatccaatacTTGGTTTGGTGAATCAGTGCTTGCTGATagtaaatcagatgagctgctgctgatgaacTTTAACAAATCCACGCTGTGCTGggctgggggcgtccaggagaaacctggaaccaagctttgttctttaaACTAAGTCagaagatctcaactactttcttcacaatgagaaattcttgttcccttttactgtatttatgttcacctgcatctgttctaatgggatctggagtttttacagtttttacaaaaCTCTTTGTTATTGTTGAGatggttttaaataataataaagagccTAAAACATTTGTACAGTACTTTTCTATTCCTtctctgtcacacaaaaaccttctaccttcaaaatggcaactttacaggagaaggcgaAAACCTTCCTAACGTTTAATGGAAGCCaatgttaaaatattttcattgcAAAAATagaagtaattttggagcattttgattgatccattcatcatgaaattttaacAAAGGGActgacagattcacattatgtcaaaaagcaaTAATGgcacaaatggagatacaatggCTTTGTGTGACAGGAAATACATCATTGCTGTCCAATTGAAAAAAATTTAGTTTACATTAAGTTTACTTTAAGAATTTATTTCAAggaatttagagcatttctattggtcaattcagccagaattattcacacatttTGCAGagaagctacagggttcaaaggaATTTTTATTTCAAggaatttagagcatttctattggtcaattcagacagaattattcacacatttTGCAGagaagctacagggttcaaagtgatttttatttcaaggaatttagagcatttctattggtcaattcagccagaattattcacacatttTGCAGagaagctacagggttcaaacgatggagaaaaatggagatacaattttttattggacagcacaGAATAATGTCAGTGCTCTTGGTAGAAGCACTGCACTGACATCAATAGCATACACAAGAATACTCACTCGTTGTAGATACTCTGTTcgttctttctttttgtttcgACATCGTGCTGCTGCTACTTTGTTTTTCTCTCGccttcttttcctcctctcctcttcctcatccttCTAATTGGAAACAGAAATATCTATGTTAGACATGACTTCAGCTTCCACTATTACACAGTTGAATGGACGTGGACAGAAGAACAACACCAAGTtgttcacagcagtgttttcaaATTTCTGCTCAAAGCTGGGTAAATGCAGCCCACG
The Salminus brasiliensis chromosome 10, fSalBra1.hap2, whole genome shotgun sequence genome window above contains:
- the jdp2a gene encoding jun dimerization protein 2 isoform X3, with protein sequence MMPGQIPDPSVTAGSLPSLGPLAGISATTLTDQLKYADLCSLGAMLSPLHLLGKLGKRHLPIKAEKDEEEERRKRRREKNKVAAARCRNKKKERTEYLQRESERLEMMNSELKAQIEELKHERQQLILMLNRHRPTCIVRTDSVKTPESETNPLLEQLEAK